A single genomic interval of Hevea brasiliensis isolate MT/VB/25A 57/8 chromosome 4, ASM3005281v1, whole genome shotgun sequence harbors:
- the LOC110654008 gene encoding protein PHOX1, whose amino-acid sequence MVKIEFFFFFLLKSKSEFVLEVLIFKGFVYFSDYLWIYQMGKPTGKKKNPASPRTGDANGKQSKPTTARTSKAFDEDTAMFINMSQELKEEGNKLFQKRDHEGAMLKYEKAVKLLPRDHIDVAYLRSNMAACYMQMGLGEYPRAINECNLALEVLPRYSKALLKRARCYEALNRLDLALRDVNNVLSMEPNNLTGLEILGSVKKAMTEKGIKFEEKLIALANVEQSGASRLRKVVKEKVKKKKKTDKVVERKAEDEDKMVVEEKKVSAVIKDKDVVTKTIEEEGVVNKNVKEEKVITKTVKLVFGEDIRWAQLPVNCSVGLLRDIVRDRYPGLKGVLMKYRDPEGDLITITTAEELRLAESSSNSQGSLRFYVVEVGLDQEPAYEGMGIEEEVHEIDKKPSDAVENGNVGKGVEVQKGPITIDDWIVQFARLFKNHVGFDSDSYLDLHELGIKLYSEAMEDTVTSEEAHELFDIAAEKFQEMAALALFNWGNVHMSRARKRVFFSEDGSRESILAQVKNAYEWAKKEYVKAGTRYQEALKIKPDFYEGLLALGQQQFDEAKLCWYHAIGTKLDLENGPSEEVLDLYNKAEDSMEKGVQMLEEMEEQRLNGLSKFDKYKAQMQKFGLDGLLKDVSAEEAAEQAANMGSQIYLLWGTMLYERSVVEYKLELPTWEECLEVAVEKFELAGASPTDIAVMIKNHCSNETALEGLGFKIDEIVQAWNEMYDVKRWETGIPSFRLEPLLRRQVSKLHYTLETV is encoded by the exons ATGGTTaaaattgagtttttttttttttttttattgaagtcAAAATCTGAGTTTGTGCTTGAAGTTTTGATTTTTAAAGGGTTTGTTTATTTTTCTGATTATCTGTGGATCTATCAAATGGGAAAGCCAACTGGGAAGAAGAAGAATCCGGCTTCACCAAGAACCGGTGACGCCAATGGTAAGCAGAGCAAACCCACGACGGCTCGGACATCGAAGGCCTTTGATGAAGACACAGCAATGTTTATTAACATGTCGCAAGAGCTCAAAGAAGAAGGGAATAAGCTCTTTCAGAAGCGCGACCACGAAGGTGCCATGTTAAAGTACGAGAAAGCTGTCAAGCTGCTTCCGAGAGACCACATCGATGTCGCCTATCTTCGAAGCAACATGGCGGCTTGCTATATGCAAATGGGTCTAGGTGAGTATCCTCGAGCTATCAATGAGTGTAATTTAGCTTTGGAGGTTTTGCCCAGATATAGCAAAGCTTTGTTGAAAAGAGCTAGGTGTTATGAGGCTTTGAATAGATTGGATTTGGCTTTGAGGGATGTTAATAATGTTTTGAGTATGGAACCGAATAATTTGACGGGGTTGGAGATATTGGGGAGCGTTAAAAAGGCTATGACTGAGAAGGGTATTAAATTTGAGGAGAAATTAATTGCTTTGGCTAACGTAGAGCAGAGTGGCGCTTCCCGTTTGCGTAAGGTCGTGAAGGAGAAggtaaaaaagaagaagaagactgaCAAAGTAGTGGAGAGGAAGGCAGAGGATGAGGATAAGATGGTTGTGGAAGAGAAGAAGGTGAGTGCTGTTATCAAGGACAAAGATGTGGTAACGAAGACTATTGAAGAAGAGGGAGTGGTTAACAAGAATGTTAAAGAGGAGAAAGTGATTACCAAGACAGTGAAGTTAGTGTTTGGGGAGGATATCAGGTGGGCGCAATTGCCTGTGAATTGTAGTGTTGGACTACTGAGGGATATAGTCAGAGATAGGTACCCTGGCTTGAAGGGTGTCCTTATGAAATATAGGGACCCGGAAGGTGATTTGATTACAATTACTACTGCAGAAGAGCTAAGGCTGGCCGAATCGTCAAGTAATTCTCAAGGGTCGCTTAGGTTCTATGTTGTTGAAGTTGGTCTTGATCAAGAACCAGCTTATGAAGGGATGGGAATTGAAGAGGAGGTGCATGAGATTGATAAGAAACCAAGTGATGCTGTTGAGAATGGGAATGTTGGGAAAGGTGTGGAAGTTCAAAAGGGACCAATTACCATAGATGATTGGATTGTCCAGTTTGCACGGTTGTTCAAGAACCATGTTGGCTTTGATTCTGATTCATACTTGGATCTTCATGAACTAGGTATTAAATTATACTCAGAGGCAATGGAGGACACTGTAACAAGTGAAGAAGCACATGAACTTTTTGATATTGCTGCGGAGAAATTCCAAGAGATGGCAGCTTTGGCTTTGTTTAATTGGGGAAATGTTCATATGTCCAGGGCAAGGAAAAGGGTGTTCTTTTCTGAAGATGGTTCGAGGGAATCTATACTTGCACAGGTTAAGAATGCATACGAGTGGGCAAAGAAAGAATATGTAAAGGCAGGAACAAGATACCAAGAAGCTTTAAAAATTAAACCAGATTTCTATGAAGGTCTTCTTGCACTTGGGCAACAGCAGTTTGATGAAGCCAAGCTGTGTTGGTATCATGCTATTGGAACCAAGCTGGATTTAGAAAATGGACCCTCTGAGGAGGTCCTTGACCTTTATAACAAGGCTGAGGACAGCATGGAGAAAGGCGTGCAGATGTTGGAAGAGATGGAGGAGCAGCGTCTAAATGGGCTTTCCAAATTTGACAAATACAAAGCACAGATGCAAAAATTTGGTCTGGATGGGCTATTGAAAGATGTATCTGCTGAAGAAGCAGCAGAGCAGGCAGCAAATATGGGTTCACAAATTTACCTCTTATGGGGTACCATGCTTTATGAGCGTTCTGTTGTGGAATATAAGCTAGAGCTACCAACTTGGGAAGAATGTTTAGAGGTTGCAGTTGAAAAGTTTGAACTTGCTGGTGCTTCTCCAACAGATATAGCTGTTATGATAAAGAACCATTGTTCCAATGAAACTGCTCTTGAAG GTTTGGGCTTCAAAATTGATGAGATTGTACAGGCGTGGAATGAGATGTATGATGTTAAGAGGTGGGAGACTGGTATTCCATCTTTCAGGCTGGAGCCATTGCTCCGTCGGCAGGTTTCAAAACTTCATTATACGTTGGAGACCGTTTGA
- the LOC110654007 gene encoding uncharacterized protein LOC110654007: protein MATSSHSRRSSGQVLHSRGRFQTPHTNSYLSSSSSSSAFASSTSSSFCSPPTVFFHANHHRSDSPTRVNLYTTSSPHSHSFRFSIGRSSSPNRSITVSKQNNPISLPKKTCMCSPTTHPGSFRCSLHKNTGIHSHGSGTALYTPNRLNMRRSAMKNSLVRIGGVEGEWVKRALTALIRPSSHQQRRRADFQPRPSRLVVMSKADDI, encoded by the coding sequence ATGGCTACAAGCTCGCATTCAAGAAGATCCAGCGGACAAGTTCTACATTCTCGTGGAAGATTTCAAACCCCTCATACGAATTCTTATTTGTCATCCTCTTCATCTTCCTCTGCCTTTGCTTCTTCAACTAGCTCCAGTTTCTGTTCCCCACCTACAGTATTTTTTCATGCTAATCACCATAGATCAGATTCCCCTACTCGCGTTAATCTCTACACGACGTCGTCTCCTCATTCTCATTCCTTTCGCTTTTCTATCGGCAGATCTAGTTCGCCTAACCGTTCGATAACGGTTTCCAAGCAGAATAACCCAATCTCTCTCCCGAAGAAGACTTGCATGTGTTCTCCAACTACGCATCCAGGATCATTTCGGTGTAGTTTACACAAGAATACTGGTATTCACAGTCATGGAAGTGGTACCGCACTGTATACGCCTAATCGCCTGAACATGAGGCGATCGGCAATGAAGAATTCACTCGTTAGGATCGGTGGTGTTGAAGGTGAGTGGGTAAAGAGAGCGTTGACGGCGTTGATTCGGCCATCTTCACATCAGCAAAGGCGTAGGGCTGATTTCCAGCCCAGGCCAAGCCGCCTCGTGGTTATGTCGAAGGCCGATGATATCTGA